GTTTGAAGATGCCGAAAAGGTCAAGTTTAAAAAAGAAGACCTTAATGCGACTGTGTCTGTTTTAGAAACCTTGAGTAGTGAGATACATCGGTCAATTAGTTTTTATATGTCTCAGATGGATAGAAAATCGGAATTTAGGAAAGTTGTTTTAACTGGACAGACTTTTAATTTAAAAGAGATTGCAGCGTTTCTATCTAATAATCTCAAAATGGAAGTAGTCGGACTAAATCCTTTTTCAAATATTCTGATTAGTAGTAAGAGAGTACTTGATATTGTTGATCAAAACCCCAATGCTTGGAGCGTTGCTATTGGATCTGCGTTAACAGCACTTGGTGAATCTGATACAAAAGCAAATCTTCTTCCTCCAGAACTAATTACAGAGAAGAAACTTAAGAAGAAAAAAGTACCATTAATTATGTCAGCGGTTTTGCTAATATTAATCTTTATAACCGTGCATATATTTACACTCCAGAGTTATACGATTAAGGACTCCAAGCTTCAGAGGATAGATGATATATTGAAGAAATACGACTTTTTTATCCCGAGAATAAATGAGTTAAAGGAGGAGAGAACAAAGATAAAACAAAGATTAAATGTTTCTAAGTCTGTAATTTTAAAAAGAGATTTATGGACTAGAACACTAATGGAAATAAGCAGACTTATCTCTTCTAACATTGTTATTTCACAATTTTCTTCTACTGCGAAAAAGGGAAGCAATGCTCTGTCAGTAGTCGGAGTAGCCGGCTCATACCCTGCTATAGATGATTTTATTTCTCGATTGAAATTTTCGCCATATTTTGAAGATGTTAAATTGATCAATTACAAAGAGACTAAGGTTAAGGATGGGGCTGAGACGGGTGAACTAATTAAAGTCCAATTCGAATTAAATCTTGTGTTAAAGAAGGAATAAAAGATTGAGACGTGTTTCTGAAAAGTATGTACTGATAGGAATAGGTGTAATTACACTGGTTATTCTTGGTGTGTTGTATTTTACATTAGCTGGGCCTATACGAAAAAAGGAGCATATTGTGGAGCGTCAATATACTTCCAAATCTTCCAAGCTGAGGGAGTATTTGTCTGGAAGCGAAGGACC
This genomic stretch from bacterium harbors:
- the pilM gene encoding type IV pilus assembly protein PilM codes for the protein MLKTKSGIGLDIGSNSVKIVELVKASQGIELKNANIVSIKTKDGRPKEENILSALTEAIAPFEKLSKSQLVVSMPGRSVIVRHFKVPSVGASRIRQIIKYEAQQQVPFPLEEVIWDYQILEDDDKAAQEINIALVAVKSGLINDLLARISGLGIAADLVEATSFAVFNCAKFNDVLDNGPIVLIDIGATSADISVTKGKQLVFARSIHIAGNDITKAIQKEQSIGFEDAEKVKFKKEDLNATVSVLETLSSEIHRSISFYMSQMDRKSEFRKVVLTGQTFNLKEIAAFLSNNLKMEVVGLNPFSNILISSKRVLDIVDQNPNAWSVAIGSALTALGESDTKANLLPPELITEKKLKKKKVPLIMSAVLLILIFITVHIFTLQSYTIKDSKLQRIDDILKKYDFFIPRINELKEERTKIKQRLNVSKSVILKRDLWTRTLMEISRLISSNIVISQFSSTAKKGSNALSVVGVAGSYPAIDDFISRLKFSPYFEDVKLINYKETKVKDGAETGELIKVQFELNLVLKKE